From Aliarcobacter butzleri, the proteins below share one genomic window:
- a CDS encoding tautomerase family protein, giving the protein MPVINIKMTKEDGGATKEQKEKLSKGITELFAQTFNGRGASTAVVIIEEVSTDNYSIGGKTISQIREEAK; this is encoded by the coding sequence ATGCCAGTAATAAATATAAAAATGACAAAAGAAGATGGTGGAGCAACAAAAGAACAAAAAGAGAAATTATCAAAAGGTATAACAGAACTATTTGCACAAACATTCAATGGAAGAGGAGCTTCAACAGCGGTTGTAATTATAGAAGAAGTAAGCACTGATAATTATTCAATAGGAGGCAAAACCATTAGCCAAATAAGAGAAGAAGCAAAGTAA
- a CDS encoding LysR family transcriptional regulator, protein MDSNLLKVFVEVVKEKSITKAAINLNFAQSNITSRIKQLEKSIGTVLFHRVPKGVVLTKEGEKLYPYAIEIVKKIELANNEMKNINQQTHLIIGSTESNASVRIIPFLSQLHKDFPNISLELITDTTKEITKKLLEYKIDIAFISGEPQNDDFIVLNKIDEIITLVESKDNLSPNVFLSFKNGCAYNEFGQNYFKQFSNENYKVLEFGNYETILGCIKIGMGKSILPLSIIEKLNYEKDLHITKLSKDVANLPTCMICRLDNLPKIKEYLEDYQF, encoded by the coding sequence ATGGATTCTAATTTATTAAAAGTTTTTGTTGAAGTAGTAAAAGAAAAAAGTATTACAAAAGCAGCCATAAATTTAAATTTTGCTCAATCAAACATAACTTCAAGAATAAAACAACTTGAAAAATCGATTGGAACAGTTTTATTTCATCGTGTTCCAAAAGGTGTTGTTTTGACAAAAGAAGGTGAAAAACTTTATCCTTATGCTATTGAAATAGTAAAAAAGATTGAACTTGCAAATAATGAGATGAAAAATATAAATCAACAAACACATTTGATTATTGGTTCAACAGAATCAAATGCTTCAGTTAGAATAATTCCTTTTTTATCTCAACTTCATAAAGATTTTCCAAATATAAGTTTAGAATTAATAACAGATACAACTAAAGAGATTACAAAAAAACTTTTGGAATATAAAATAGATATTGCTTTTATTAGTGGTGAACCTCAAAATGATGATTTTATTGTTTTAAATAAAATCGATGAAATAATAACACTTGTTGAATCAAAAGATAATTTATCTCCAAATGTTTTTTTATCTTTTAAAAATGGTTGTGCTTATAATGAATTTGGACAAAATTACTTTAAACAGTTTTCGAATGAAAATTATAAAGTATTAGAGTTTGGTAATTATGAAACAATATTAGGTTGTATAAAAATTGGTATGGGTAAAAGTATTTTACCACTTAGCATAATAGAAAAGTTAAATTATGAAAAAGATTTACATATAACTAAGCTTTCAAAAGATGTAGCGAATCTTCCTACTTGTATGATTTGTAGACTCGATAATCTTCCAAAAATAAAAGAATATTTGGAAGATTATCAGTTTTAG
- the trpC gene encoding indole-3-glycerol phosphate synthase TrpC, producing the protein MILDEIIEKTKEDLILRKEKLNFEELEKKLKTINSKPKDVKTFLKSTKEEPIRIIAEVKKASPSKGIIKEDFNPLEIALEYSQNGANAISVLTEPHYFKGNLEYLSTIKNSVSTPLLRKDFIVDKYQIAEALLYGADFILLIAKALNEKELKELYEYARSLDLEVLVEIHDNEDLTKALNSNATIIGINHRNLGTFEMDMALCDKLIPLIPKDKIIVAESGVSDTEVIKRLHNVGADAFLIGEHFMRVPSIKDELTKFKNTLN; encoded by the coding sequence ATGATTTTAGATGAAATTATAGAAAAAACAAAAGAAGATTTAATTTTAAGAAAAGAAAAACTAAATTTTGAAGAATTAGAAAAAAAATTAAAAACTATTAACTCAAAACCAAAAGATGTAAAAACATTTTTAAAAAGTACAAAAGAAGAGCCAATAAGAATTATTGCTGAAGTAAAAAAAGCAAGTCCAAGTAAAGGAATTATAAAAGAAGATTTTAACCCATTAGAAATTGCTTTAGAATATAGTCAAAATGGAGCAAATGCAATTTCTGTTTTAACAGAACCACACTATTTTAAAGGTAATTTAGAATATTTATCTACTATTAAAAATAGTGTTTCAACTCCTCTTTTAAGAAAAGATTTTATTGTAGATAAATATCAAATAGCTGAAGCTTTACTTTATGGAGCAGATTTTATTTTACTTATTGCAAAAGCTTTAAATGAAAAAGAGTTAAAAGAGTTATATGAATATGCAAGAAGTTTAGATTTAGAAGTTTTAGTTGAAATTCATGATAATGAAGATTTAACAAAAGCTCTAAATTCAAATGCAACGATTATAGGAATTAATCATAGAAATCTTGGTACTTTCGAAATGGATATGGCTTTATGTGATAAGTTAATTCCTCTTATTCCAAAAGATAAAATTATAGTTGCAGAATCAGGAGTAAGCGATACTGAAGTTATAAAAAGACTTCATAATGTTGGAGCTGATGCATTTTTAATTGGTGAGCATTTTATGAGAGTTCCTTCAATTAAAGATGAACTAACAAAATTTAAAAATACTCTAAACTAA
- a CDS encoding phosphomannomutase/phosphoglucomutase yields MSASIFREYDIRGIFEKELNEDVVKKIGYYLAKALQKKVPNAVYMAVGYDARLHSPTLKNWLSSGINKAGLKVLDMGLVPTPANYFANFTDFDGLKCDGSVMITGSHNPPEYNGFKITLDKDPFFGEDIYALGREILADNTTIEDNEKTILIDSKNRYIDYIVKSFSHLKLENKKFVFDCGNGVAGVVLREILDRLNIKYKILFEEPDGNFPNHHPDPSDEHTLEDIKKELASGEFDFGFAYDGDADRIALLSPKYNFKGDILAIFFSRFIKNPTVIGEVKCTQVMYDTINSYGKAIMYKTGHSNLKVKIKETKADFAAEVSGHLFFNDRYFGYDDAIYATFRALELIDQNFDFDKEYEALPKVYSTPEINITVTEETKFKIIEDLKNALTNPPADFPKIKDIITVDGIRVIFEKGWGLVRASNTTPKLVTRFEADTKENAKIYEEVLINLFNKLQGK; encoded by the coding sequence ATGAGTGCATCTATTTTTAGGGAATATGATATTAGAGGAATATTCGAAAAAGAGTTAAATGAAGATGTAGTAAAGAAAATTGGTTATTATTTAGCTAAAGCTTTACAAAAAAAAGTTCCAAATGCTGTTTATATGGCTGTTGGCTATGATGCAAGACTTCATTCTCCAACTTTGAAAAACTGGTTAAGTTCAGGAATAAACAAAGCCGGATTAAAAGTTTTAGATATGGGATTAGTTCCAACTCCTGCAAATTATTTTGCAAACTTTACCGATTTTGATGGTTTAAAATGTGATGGTTCAGTAATGATAACAGGTAGTCATAATCCACCAGAATATAATGGATTTAAAATTACTTTAGACAAAGATCCATTTTTTGGTGAAGATATTTATGCATTAGGAAGAGAAATTCTTGCAGATAATACAACAATAGAAGATAATGAAAAAACTATTTTGATTGATTCTAAGAATAGATATATAGATTATATAGTAAAAAGCTTTTCACACTTGAAACTCGAAAATAAAAAATTTGTTTTTGACTGTGGAAATGGTGTTGCTGGTGTTGTTTTAAGAGAAATTCTTGATAGATTAAATATTAAATATAAAATTTTATTTGAAGAACCAGATGGTAATTTCCCAAATCACCATCCAGATCCAAGTGATGAACACACTTTAGAAGACATAAAAAAAGAGTTAGCAAGTGGTGAATTTGATTTTGGATTTGCTTACGATGGTGATGCAGATAGAATTGCCCTACTTTCTCCAAAATATAATTTTAAAGGAGATATATTAGCGATATTTTTCTCTCGATTCATCAAAAACCCTACGGTAATCGGTGAAGTAAAATGTACTCAAGTTATGTATGATACTATTAATTCTTATGGAAAAGCTATCATGTACAAAACAGGTCATTCAAATTTAAAAGTAAAAATAAAAGAGACAAAAGCAGATTTTGCAGCTGAAGTTTCTGGACATTTATTCTTCAATGACAGATATTTTGGTTATGATGATGCTATTTATGCAACATTTAGAGCTTTAGAATTAATTGACCAAAATTTTGATTTTGACAAAGAGTATGAAGCTTTACCAAAAGTTTATTCAACTCCAGAAATAAATATAACTGTAACAGAAGAAACAAAATTTAAAATAATTGAAGATTTAAAAAATGCTTTAACAAATCCACCTGCTGATTTTCCGAAAATCAAGGATATCATCACAGTTGATGGAATCAGAGTTATTTTTGAAAAAGGTTGGGGATTAGTAAGAGCTAGTAACACAACTCCAAAATTAGTGACAAGATTTGAAGCAGATACAAAAGAAAATGCAAAAATCTATGAAGAAGTTTTAATAAATCTATTTAATAAATTACAAGGAAAATAA
- a CDS encoding PAS domain-containing protein, translating into MEKEILLDDFSFLVSETDEKGHIIFANDDFCKIAEYSVDELIGKPHNVVRHPDMPKAAFKSLWETVKSGNVWTGYVKNSTKSGNYYWVYATVFPTTIADGKKGFLSCRRKASREEIEQHIRLYKELIEKEKITK; encoded by the coding sequence ATGGAAAAAGAAATATTACTAGATGATTTCTCTTTTTTAGTTAGCGAGACTGATGAAAAAGGGCATATCATATTTGCAAATGATGATTTTTGTAAAATTGCAGAGTATAGTGTTGATGAATTAATTGGTAAACCACATAATGTAGTAAGACATCCAGATATGCCAAAAGCAGCATTTAAAAGTTTATGGGAAACTGTAAAAAGTGGAAATGTTTGGACTGGTTACGTAAAGAATTCGACTAAATCAGGAAACTACTATTGGGTTTATGCAACAGTTTTTCCTACTACTATTGCTGATGGTAAAAAAGGATTTTTATCTTGTAGAAGAAAAGCTTCAAGAGAAGAGATTGAACAGCATATTAGATTATATAAAGAATTGATCGAAAAAGAAAAAATTACTAAATAA